A single Phragmites australis chromosome 4, lpPhrAust1.1, whole genome shotgun sequence DNA region contains:
- the LOC133915011 gene encoding uncharacterized protein At4g15970-like gives MLGAKMKSGEMSSISPLVSFMLGAAMATVCVLFFMSASPGGRLLDISAFSNRNGTADQEELLSSVQQAGVADGIAETTAAEATATPAPTPAPVEAPSPWGDLEEVLRRAATKDRTVIMTQINAAWTRPGSLLDLFFESFRLGEGGVARLLEHLVIVTMDPAAYEGCQAVHRHCYFLRTANGVDYRSEKMFMSKDYLEMMWGRNRFQQTVLELGYNFLFTDVDVMWFRDPFRHISMAADIAISSDVFIGDPYSLHNFPNGGFLFVRSSEKTIEFYRGWQQGRWRFFGKHEQDVFNLIKHEMSAKLDLSIQFLDTQYISGFCQLSKDLNKICTLHANCCVGLGAKLHDLRGVLGVWRNYTTGSADERRAGKFQWKLPGICIH, from the exons ATGCTGGGTGCGAAGATGAAGAGCGGGGAGATGAGCAGCATTAGCCCGCTGGTGTCCTTCATGCTGGGCGCCGCCATGGCCaccgtctgcgtcctcttcttcatgtCCGCCAGCCCCGGCGGGCGCCTCCTCGACATCTCCGCCTTCAGCAACAGGAACGGCACCGCCGACCAGGAGGAGCTGCTCTCCTCCGTACAGCAGGCCGGGGTGGCCGACGGCATCGCCGAGACGACGGCGGCCGAGGCCACTGCAACGCCGGCTCCGACTCCTGCACCCGTCGAG GCTCCGTCGCCGTGGGGCGACCTGGAGGAGGTGCTCCGGCGGGCGGCGACCAAGGACCGGACGGTGATCATGACGCAGATCAACGCGGCGTGGACGCGCCCCGGGTCGCTGCTGGACCTCTTCTTCGAGAGCTTCCGGCTGGGCGAGGGCGGCGTGGCACGGCTGCTGGAGCACCTGGTGATCGTGACCATGGACCCGGCGGCGTACGAGGGCTGCCAGGCGGTGCACCGCCACTGCTACTTCCTCCGCACGGCCAACGGCGTCGACTACCGCTCCGAGAAGATGTTCATGAGCAAGGACTACCTCGAGATGATGTGGGGCCGCAACCGCTTCCAGCAGACCGTCCTCGAGCTCGGATACAACTTCCTCTTCACG GACGTAGACGTGATGTGGTTCCGGGACCCGTTCCGTCACATCTCCATGGCGGCGGACATCGCCATCTCGAGCGACGTGTTCATCGGCGACCCCTACAGCCTGCACAACTTCCCCAACGGCGGGTTCCTCTTCGTGCGGTCGTCGGAGAAGACGATCGAGTTCTACCGCGGGTGGCAGCAGGGGCGGTGGCGCTTCTTCGGGAAGCACGAGCAGGACGTGTTCAACCTCATCAAGCACGAGATGTCCGCCAAGCTCGACCTCAGCATCCAGTTCCTCGACACCCAGTACATCAGCGGCTTCTGTCAGCTCAGCAAGGACCTCAACAAGATCTGCACCCTCCACGCCAACTGCTGCGTCGGCCTCGGCGCCAAGCTCCACGACCTCCGCGGCGTCCTCGGCGTCTGGAGGAACTACACCACCGGCTCCGCCGACGAGCGCCGCGCCGGGAAGTTCCAGTGGAAGCTCCCAGGCATCTGCATCCACTGA